The DNA window GGAGTTTGTCAACGCCCATGGGAAAACCGGATTGAACGTTCCACCGCGAGATGCTTCGGCCCTGGCCGCCGCGATAAACCGCCTTCTGTCGGATTCCAGGGAGCGTGCGGAAATGGGGGCCTTTGCCGCCGCGCGCGTCCGGCGGGAATTTGATGCGGCCATTCTGGCGGAACAGGAATTCGCGCTGTACCGGGAAGCCCTGGCGGACCGCCAATAGATGTACTCGGCCTACGCCTATACGTTCATCATTTCCGCGCTGATCGCCGTCGGGCTCACCGCCGTGGTGCGGAAGCTGGCGCTGCGCTGGCGGATCCTGGATCATCCCGGCGAGCGCAAAGCGCAGGTGGAGGCGGTGCCCCTTCTGGGTGGTGTGGCGATTGTGGCGGCCTTCTATCTCGTTGTGGCCGGCCATGCCCTGGTGCTGCTTCCTCTGGAGCGAATCGGGCTGGACGATTTCGAGCGGGTGCTCGCCACGGCGCTGGGCCAGGGCAGCATGGGCAAGCTCACGGGGATCCTGGCCGGCGGTCTCGTGATCTTCCTCCTCGGGCTCGTTGATGACTGGCGGGCCCTGAACCCCTGGGCCAAGCTGGGCGGACAAGTCCTCGCAGGCCTGCTGCTGGTGCTGGCGGACGTGCGGATTGAGTTGTTTGTCTTCTCCAGCGCGTGGAGTTCCGGACTCGCCACCGTCCTCTGGGTTGTAATTTTGACCAATGCGATGAATTTCCTGGATAACATGGACGGGCTGTGCGGCGGGGTTTCGATCATCGCGGCCCTGTCTTTCTTCCTGTGCGTGGTGCCCTTCGAGCCGTTGGTGCGCTTTCTGCTCCTGGTGTTTGCCGGGGCCACCACCGGTTTCCTCTACCACAATCTCAGCCCCGCGCGAATCTACATGGGCGATGCCGGGGCCATGTTCTGCGGCTATTTCCTTGCGACAATTGCGGTATTGGGAACCTTTCACGTTGAAGGAACACCCAGAATCGCGGTGGCGGCGCCGCTCCTCGCCCTGGCGGTACCTCTCTTCGACATGGCCAGCGTATTGCTGATTCGATGGAAAAATGGCGCCCCGCTCATGAAGGGTGACCGCCGACACTTTTCTCACCGGCTTGTGGACCTCGGCATGTCGCCCCGGCAGGCGGTGGAGTTCATCCTCCTTGTGGCGGCCATCATCGGCCTGGGCGGTGCTTTTCTCCCGCTGCTCGATGCCCGGGGGACCTCCATCGTTATCGTGCAGACCGTCGGGGTCTTCCTGCTCATCGTCTTGTTGATGCGCGCGGGCACGGACAAGGGGAGGGACGATCCATGAGCCGTCGAAACACGGCGCTCCGTCCTGTCCCGGTCGATGAAGCTGTCGCGCCGTCCCTCTGGCCGGATGATTTCGCTTCGCCGCGCAATACGATCCTCGCACTTTTCTGTGTGGCGACGTGGGGCGGTATTCTGGCGGTTCTGGCGGTGGGAAACGACCTTCTGGGCTTGAAAAAGGCCCTCCTTCTCCTGGCGGGGGCGCGCATGGAACCCGTGCTCGGGGCCGCGTCGCTCCACAGTGTGGATATTGCAGTGGTGATCGCCGGTTTTGTCCTGATCGCGGGCGCGGGCTATGTGCATGTGTCCCTTGGCCTCGCCGCGGTGCTCGCCTTGCGACCCTGGCTCGATGGTTTCACCTACCCTACGGATAATTTCTATTTTCTGTGGGCGGTGCTGCTACTCGTCGCCATCTGGGCCGTGCGGCAATTTCGAAGTCCTGTGCCCGTTCGCGGGGGCGTCCCACTGGCTCTATTCAGTATCTTCTACGCCTGCTGTCTGCTCTCGGCGGTAAATTCCATCCAATTCGACGCCACCTTTCGCGAGCTGCTTCACTGGGCGGCCTGCGGCACGACGCTCTTCCTCGCCATAAATGCGACGCCCCACCCGACCAGCCGGGGTGTTGTGTTGATGGGGCTTTTCGCGGGCATGGCGGGACAGGCCCTCTTCGCCTTTCCGCACCTTTGGTACGTCTTGCCCTGGTTGCGTGAGTACCTGCAGGAGGATCCCCGTCGTCTGGCCCAGTGGTTCAAGGGGGCAACCGAGTTTACGCCGGAACTCGCGCGGCGATTCAATCTGAACCGGGCCTTTGCCAGCATGGTATTTCCCAATGCGCTTGCCGCCTTGCTCATTCTGGGGATTCCGGCGTCTCTCGCCTGTGCCTGGAACGGTGTCGCGTCGATACGCGGTTCCGGAAGCGGGTGTCAAAGGTCCTTGAACCAGTGGCGCTATATTGTGCCCTTCGGTGTAACGCTTTTCGTGGGGATTTGCGTGCCGCTGTACCTGCTCGGGCAGCTTCCGCTGGCCTATGGCCTCGGCGCGACCCCGTGGTTTGGCTCCGCGCGGAATCTCGTCTATCTTTCCGTGCTGACTTCGGCGATTGCAACCACATTATTTCTGCTGTGTGCGAGAAAATTCGGTCTGGCCCGGGCGGGTCAGGTGCTCGGCGCGGTCGGGGCGCTGATGCTTACGCCCCTGATGTGCGGGGCCCTCTGGATCACCTATTCCCGGGGGGCCATGCTGGCGCTGGTCGCCGCAGGGTGTATCTGCGCGCTCCTTTATGTGGGCAGGTTTCGCTGCTGGAGGGGCGCCGCTGCGAGTCTTCTGGTGTTGGTGCTGACAGCGGCGCCCATTCTGGCGCCGGGGTCGGCGGGGGCCGAGGGCAGCCCGACCGCGCCCTCGACGGCCGTGAGTGGGGAAGGGATGGATGTGACCATCGGTGAACTGGCCGATCCGGGTTCCATGCGGCTCCGTCTGGGGTACTGGCGTGTCGCCTGTTCGATAGCCCTGGAGCACAGCGCCACCGGTGTGGGCCTGGGTAACTTTCGGATTGCCTACGGCCCCTATCAGTATCTCGGGGCGGGCGACGTCCAGAACGCGCACAACGCCGTGCTCCAGACCTGGTGCGAAGCGGGCCTCCCCGGCGTGCTCGCTTTCCTGGCGTTCTGGGGCGTTTTTCTCTGGAGCGGTCGGCGAATAATCCTTTCGGAGGCCCGGCCCGCACGCCGACGCCTGCTACTTGGGCTCTTCGGCGGCGTACTGGCTTTTCTGCTCCATTCTTTGCTGGACATCAATTTTTCCCATCCATCCCTCGTCATGTACGTGCTTGCGGCTGCGGGCCTGTTCTGGAGTTACGCCGCTCCGGAGGCGATGCCGGTTAGGGTGCGTGACCGCGTCGTCGCGGCGCCGCTGCTGCTGCTGGCGGCCCTCGCCGCGGGGATGGCGCTGCGCCCCTTCTTGCTGGATCTCTCCATGAACGGTGGACGCTTTGTGAATGTGAGCAATCGCTCGATGAACGAATCGCGCCACAATGCCGCAATATTTTTTCTTGTCGATGGTCCGGCCTGGGCGGTTCAGGGAAAACCAGACCCACCGCCGACACTCCCCATCGGCGACGCGGTTGCCCTGATTGCCGATCGCGGGTTGCTCTTTGAAGCAGGGCGTATTCTGGCCCCGGATCCCGAGGGGAAGCGTCTGGTGCCCCTGGCGCCCGAGTCGGCGCTGCCCGCCGAAGCGGTTTTTCAGATGGTGCGTCCCTGGGCGGCCCGGAACCACGCCATCGCGGGCGTTGATGCCTGGATCGCGGAGTTGGAGCGGCTGGATCGGCGTTTTCCCCACGATCACCAGACGGCGTATTTGATCGGCGGACTTTACAAGCGGCTGGTGGAGCAGAGCGGGCCCGAGTCGGCCGATCACCGGGAGCGCTGGCTCGCGGCCATGCTTAACTGGTCCGAGGAGGCGGTCCGGCGGAGCCCGATGCACAAGGACATGTATCAGATGTTGGCCTGGGCGGAATGGTGTTGCGGGACGAAGACTTCGGGGGCGGTGAGTCTGGACCACTTTCAAAAGGCGCTCCGCAATTTTCGTCGTTCCACGGAACTCGGGCATTTGGAGCCGAACTACTATTTTGCGGAATCCGAGGCCCTGGCCGCGCTGGGGAAGGCCTATCAGAACGCTGGAAAGGCGGCGGAGGGGGCGACCTATCTTCAGCGTTCCACGGCACTGCGCAGCGACGGCGAGCGTCTTCAGAAGGCCCGATGGGATCTGGGCTTGCAATAGGAGAGTCCGGGCCGTATGATCACGGGCCTATCGAGATCGGGCAGTTTTCGATTGTTCTTTGGCGAGCGCAGGCCCGACGGTAATGTTTTTCCTTCCTCAATTGTAAGTGCTTGATGTTGAGGCTGTTGTCCGGTGTTGCCCGCTTTCAGCGGGTGCTCCGGTGTCTGTCGGCAGTGTAAATTCCAACGAAAGAGA is part of the Candidatus Hydrogenedentota bacterium genome and encodes:
- a CDS encoding O-antigen ligase family protein, which gives rise to MSRRNTALRPVPVDEAVAPSLWPDDFASPRNTILALFCVATWGGILAVLAVGNDLLGLKKALLLLAGARMEPVLGAASLHSVDIAVVIAGFVLIAGAGYVHVSLGLAAVLALRPWLDGFTYPTDNFYFLWAVLLLVAIWAVRQFRSPVPVRGGVPLALFSIFYACCLLSAVNSIQFDATFRELLHWAACGTTLFLAINATPHPTSRGVVLMGLFAGMAGQALFAFPHLWYVLPWLREYLQEDPRRLAQWFKGATEFTPELARRFNLNRAFASMVFPNALAALLILGIPASLACAWNGVASIRGSGSGCQRSLNQWRYIVPFGVTLFVGICVPLYLLGQLPLAYGLGATPWFGSARNLVYLSVLTSAIATTLFLLCARKFGLARAGQVLGAVGALMLTPLMCGALWITYSRGAMLALVAAGCICALLYVGRFRCWRGAAASLLVLVLTAAPILAPGSAGAEGSPTAPSTAVSGEGMDVTIGELADPGSMRLRLGYWRVACSIALEHSATGVGLGNFRIAYGPYQYLGAGDVQNAHNAVLQTWCEAGLPGVLAFLAFWGVFLWSGRRIILSEARPARRRLLLGLFGGVLAFLLHSLLDINFSHPSLVMYVLAAAGLFWSYAAPEAMPVRVRDRVVAAPLLLLAALAAGMALRPFLLDLSMNGGRFVNVSNRSMNESRHNAAIFFLVDGPAWAVQGKPDPPPTLPIGDAVALIADRGLLFEAGRILAPDPEGKRLVPLAPESALPAEAVFQMVRPWAARNHAIAGVDAWIAELERLDRRFPHDHQTAYLIGGLYKRLVEQSGPESADHRERWLAAMLNWSEEAVRRSPMHKDMYQMLAWAEWCCGTKTSGAVSLDHFQKALRNFRRSTELGHLEPNYYFAESEALAALGKAYQNAGKAAEGATYLQRSTALRSDGERLQKARWDLGLQ
- a CDS encoding undecaprenyl/decaprenyl-phosphate alpha-N-acetylglucosaminyl 1-phosphate transferase; this translates as MYSAYAYTFIISALIAVGLTAVVRKLALRWRILDHPGERKAQVEAVPLLGGVAIVAAFYLVVAGHALVLLPLERIGLDDFERVLATALGQGSMGKLTGILAGGLVIFLLGLVDDWRALNPWAKLGGQVLAGLLLVLADVRIELFVFSSAWSSGLATVLWVVILTNAMNFLDNMDGLCGGVSIIAALSFFLCVVPFEPLVRFLLLVFAGATTGFLYHNLSPARIYMGDAGAMFCGYFLATIAVLGTFHVEGTPRIAVAAPLLALAVPLFDMASVLLIRWKNGAPLMKGDRRHFSHRLVDLGMSPRQAVEFILLVAAIIGLGGAFLPLLDARGTSIVIVQTVGVFLLIVLLMRAGTDKGRDDP